A section of the Nitrospiria bacterium genome encodes:
- a CDS encoding glutamate synthase subunit beta: MGDPKGFLKIRREGPKRRPVEERVHDWREFYRPISEEALKAQGARCMDCGVPFCQSNNGCPVQNMIPDWNDLVFQGRWKDALKMLHSTNNFPEFTGRLCPAPCESACVLGIIEDPVAIRIVEWNIIDRGFDEGWVTPVLPEKPTGYAVAVVGSGPAGLAAAQQLARAGHAVTVFEKADRIGGLLRYGIPDFKMEKSVLDRRLEQMRAEGVAFKTGVDVGPDFPADLLRKRFDAVCLCGGAMTARELPVPGRELSGIHPAMDYLTQQNKINAGDAIDPSVRITAKDKRVVIIGGGDTGSDCLGTVHRQGAKEVYQFELLPQPPESRAASTPWPLWPMMLRTSHAHEEGCRREWSVSTQRFSGRDGRVSRLQAVRVEMKTDPSGRTRFVEMPGTEFELDADLVLLAMGFTGPVRTGLLEDLGVGLDARGHVAVDENQMTSVEGVFAAGDMKRGASLIVWAIREGRDAAKGIDQYLRARAPAGAAVR, from the coding sequence ATGGGTGACCCCAAGGGATTTTTAAAGATCCGGAGGGAGGGCCCCAAGCGGAGACCGGTCGAGGAGCGGGTCCATGACTGGCGGGAGTTCTACCGGCCGATTTCCGAGGAAGCGCTCAAGGCCCAGGGCGCCCGCTGCATGGATTGCGGCGTGCCGTTCTGTCAGAGCAACAACGGCTGTCCGGTCCAGAACATGATTCCGGACTGGAATGATCTTGTTTTTCAGGGGCGGTGGAAGGACGCGTTGAAGATGCTTCATTCCACCAACAATTTTCCGGAGTTCACCGGGCGGCTCTGCCCGGCACCGTGCGAGTCGGCCTGCGTGTTGGGGATCATCGAGGATCCGGTGGCCATCCGGATCGTCGAATGGAATATCATCGACCGCGGCTTCGACGAGGGCTGGGTGACGCCGGTTCTCCCGGAGAAGCCGACCGGGTACGCCGTGGCCGTGGTCGGATCCGGCCCCGCCGGCCTGGCGGCCGCGCAGCAGCTGGCCCGCGCGGGACACGCGGTCACGGTCTTCGAGAAGGCCGACCGGATCGGCGGTCTGCTTCGGTACGGCATCCCGGACTTCAAAATGGAAAAATCGGTCCTGGACCGCCGCTTGGAGCAGATGCGCGCGGAGGGGGTCGCGTTCAAGACCGGTGTGGATGTCGGCCCCGATTTTCCGGCGGATCTGCTGCGGAAGCGCTTCGATGCCGTCTGCCTGTGCGGCGGCGCGATGACGGCCCGCGAGCTTCCGGTGCCCGGCCGGGAACTTTCCGGAATCCATCCCGCCATGGATTACCTCACGCAGCAAAACAAGATCAACGCCGGCGACGCGATCGATCCGTCGGTCCGGATCACGGCCAAGGATAAACGCGTGGTGATCATCGGCGGGGGGGACACCGGTTCCGATTGCCTCGGAACCGTGCACCGCCAGGGGGCGAAGGAGGTTTATCAGTTCGAGCTCCTGCCCCAGCCGCCCGAGAGCCGGGCCGCGTCGACGCCGTGGCCGCTCTGGCCGATGATGCTCCGGACGTCCCACGCGCACGAGGAAGGTTGCCGGCGGGAATGGAGCGTTTCCACCCAACGGTTTTCCGGCCGGGACGGGCGGGTGAGCCGGCTTCAGGCGGTGCGGGTCGAGATGAAGACGGACCCGTCCGGACGCACCCGGTTCGTGGAGATGCCCGGAACGGAATTCGAGCTGGACGCCGATCTGGTTCTGTTGGCGATGGGTTTCACCGGTCCGGTGCGGACGGGCCTGCTGGAGGATCTCGGGGTCGGGCTGGATGCGCGCGGCCATGTGGCGGTGGATGAAAATCAGATGACCAGCGTCGAAGGGGTCTTCGCCGCCGGCGATATGAAACGGGGCGCCTCCCTGATCGTCTGGGCGATTCGGGAGGGCCGCGACGCCGCGA